One genomic window of Piliocolobus tephrosceles isolate RC106 chromosome 19, ASM277652v3, whole genome shotgun sequence includes the following:
- the LOC111530565 gene encoding breakpoint cluster region protein-like, with translation MGTPMHPHQLCRHRTTHSSWEGSDELLKAGEGPGQWSAWQGWCFSQGRDGGRLTWDPEGGRCISVLFPDNKDVSVMMSQMDVNAIADTLKLYFRELPEPLFTDEFYPNFAEGIALSDPVTKESCMLNLLLSLPEANLLTFLFLLDHLERVAEKEAVNKMSLHNFATVFGPTLL, from the exons ATGGGAACGCCCATGCACCCCCATCAACTCTGCAGACACAGAACTACGCACAGCTCTTGGGAGGGGTCAGATGAGCTGCTCAAAGCTGGGGAGGGACCCGGACAGTGGTCAGCGTGGCAGGGATGGTGCTTTAGCCAAGGCAGGGATGGTGGGAGACTCACTTGGGATCCTGAAGGAGGCCGCTGCATTTCCGTGCTCTTTCCAGATAACAAGGACGTGTCGGTGATGATGAGCCAGATGGACGTGAACGCCATCGCAGACACGCTGAAGCTGTACTTCCGTGAGCTGCCCGAGCCCCTCTTCACTGACGAGTTCTACCCCAACTTCGCCGAGGGCATCG CTCTTTCAGACCCAGTTACAAAGGAGAGCTGCATGCTCAACCTGCTGCTGTCCCTGCCGGAGGCCAACCTGCtcaccttccttttccttctggaCCACCTGGAAAG GGTGGCAGAGAAGGAGGCAGTCAATAAGATGTCCCTGCACAACTTTGCCACAGTCTTTGGCCCCACGCTACTCTAG